A segment of the Huiozyma naganishii CBS 8797 chromosome 12, complete genome genome:
CTCCGCCCCACCGGCCCCCCTCACATTGCGCGGCGCTACCACCGCCCGGTAACACCCAGGCAAAAACTCCGGGAACCACCCGGAACCACACCCAGACACTGGCGCCGCAGACCCAGACCCCCGCGCAGAGCAGGCCGCACCCCGTGCGCGCGCAGAAACGGCCGCACCGAATCCCCGAAAGGGGAATGCCCTGTCCCGAAAGGGTAAATAAGGGCCCCGCCccagaaaccgccgcagcGCCCGCAGAGTTTATATTTTGCCCTTTTTTGCGAAACAGGGCGGCGAAGAGGGGCCTGCACAGAAACAGCCGCAGCGGAGCCGCCCGAACGCTGTGTTTCCGCCTGTTTGCGCCTGTTTGCGCATTGCGCCCTTTGGAAGTCCcctttttttgatatatAAGCCTTGCGGCATCGGCGGGTCCGTTCTTGCCCTCTCCCCCCCTCCCCCGTTGCATCGAGTTTGATCCAAGCAGTAGCAGGTACTACCACAACGAAGCAAACTAGCAATAATAAGTATGATTAAAACTCCAgttttgaaactgttccaTTTCATATCGCTGCTCTTTCTAGCGGGTGCGCTCATAAtgacgttcttcttgatacTGTCCGGCGGAAGAGAGGGCGGGACTCTGAAGAACTTCTACTGGCTCGAGGCGAACACCACCGGGTTCAACGACGCGCAGGCGAACACGCGGTGGTTTGACTACACCTTCTGCGGGTACACCGACGGGAAGCTGCACGACTGCGCGCACCGTGCGCCCGCGAAGCCGTTCTCCCCCAGAGACAACTTCGGCAGGTCCGACGAGATGCCCTCCTCCTTCCTGAACCACAGAGACGCGTACTACTACCTGTCCCGTGTCGGGTGGGCGATGCTGCTGATCGGCCTGTTCTTCGAGGTCCTCACTTTCTTCCCCGCAATCctctctttgttcaaagtcatGGCGCCCACGGCCACGTTCACCACGGTCATGTCCTGGCTCGcgctcttcttcatcctGCTGGCTGCGTGCTTGTACACCGGCTGCTACGCCAAGGCGAAGAAGGCGTTCCACTCGCAGCACAGGCACGCCAAGATGGGCGCGAAGAACTTCGCGTTCCTGTGGACCTCCGTGTTCTTGCTCATGTGCACCACCGCATGGACCACGGTTACCATCGCGCTTCACAACAAGGAGCGGAAAGCAAACAACATCCACGGCGGGTACGCCGAGGACTACGCAGGGTACTCGACCACGGACAACACCACCGCGGGGGACAAGTCGGCGCCGTACGACCCGGAAAGCGGCGACGACCAGCAACCAGCTACAAGCCACAAGTACTTCACCAAGCTAAGATCCAAGAAACACCAAAAGACAACAGCAGTGACCCCAGTCATTGACGAAACCACCGCCAACGCGGCGGTGGACCCACACCAACAaacggcaacaacagcaatcCAAGAAGAGGTCGTATAATTCGCACTTTCCCCTTTGAAATGGTTTATTTATTCGAGTTGTTCCCCGTGCGGTTCTAACCACTATAATATACCCCATATAATAATACCAAGCCCTAATACAATCAATCAATCAATCAAATGCAGGTGTACTCTcctctcctcttcctctatctttctttctctctctctctctctctttctctctttttttctctttccttttgTAAGTTCTCTTTAATTTTAATACCATACtaatttttcttctttatttgCTTGTTTGATTGATTGATCTTCATGGCAAGGGTCTTCAACTGCTGTCAGTTCtggattttttttcttgcaaGAATGAACATCTATATGATCTCAGGAACTTCTTTATGTCCACTCTGAACAATCCGTTACTAACAATTCTACTATTTCTTCCTCAGGCAtactttttctcttttcaaacaaaaaccACTAATTCTTTAATATCTTATTGTCgctttatttttttacctaattttcaaaaaaagacGTTACACCAAAAATGATTACAGgtaacaacaacaagccATCTGCCAAGTCGCAGAACCAACAAGCCCCTCACATCCCAGGCTGTGGCGTCCAGGATGACACCAAACCAGTGAGAATCCAGAAACAGACTCCTAGAGTCCTGCCCGAAACGGGACAGAACTTGGCCCAGTTGAACATGTACGCAAGGGGCGAAAAGTACATCGAACAAGGCGTCAACCAGGTCACCGATGACCCTGAGTTCGACCCACAGGCAAGACACTACTCCCCAGTTCCCGGCGCAGGCGTCGCGAACGCGTGGGACCAACAGCCAAAACACCAAAAGACTTGGCCTTGTCCCAACGAGGGCAACAAAACTCGCTCCACTGGTGTCACAACCATGGCCGCAGGTGCAGGCGCAGGCGCCGCCATCCAACAGACCCCTCAGGTCCAGGGAACGACAACCCTCCCAATTAATGAGCACACTGAGGCTGGTGCCCAACAGCAACGTGACGCTACTGCAGGTCAGCATCGCCGCGTTAAGACAGGTACCCACGACATGCATTTGAAAGATAATCAAACCCCAGTCACAAACGTTCACGCCGATGCTGGTCATCCCGCTGGGAACGTTTACATCGGTACCTATGTTCCAGAGACCGCTGTCGAAAGACAACGTGGGAACCAACCTTCACAGGAGAAGGATAAGGACTCCTCAAGTGGCCCCTTGCAGAAAATCAAGGGGATTTTCACCACAAACACTAATGGAAAACCGGACAAGTCGAAGAAGGAGGTTAACACCCCAGAGAAGTGGGGAGTAGAGAAGGCAGCTGGTCCTGTCGTCTCCTCTCACCCTCAAACACAccaaactgaaaaaaatatcgGGGGAGCTGAGATGTACAGGAAACCAAAATACGGGTACGATATGGTTGACCAGCAAATCTCAGACCCTGTCATGGACTTATACGAAAATGCCCATCcattgaacagaaacacCCAACCAAGCACTACCACAGGAGCTCCAGCCACAGGGGTCAAGAAAACCGCAGCACCTGCATCCAAGGAAGTACCTCCAGCCAAGACAAGTGATCTCGCAATGACGAAGGACAAATCGGGCCCAGAAGCTAGAGGTAACGTTGCTTATCCAAGTACACACGATCCATTTGTAAACGTCCCCACCATTGAAGCTGTGGAAAGATCTACCGGAAACGTACCCAAGTCGCGTGTGCAACCCAACGAGGCGGACTCAAACGAAAAGTCTGACAACAATCCTACAACATTCcaaaagatcaagaaagtCTTTACACACAACAGTTCTGATGAGAAATCTTATTCTGACTCAAACCAAGGCTTGAAGTCTCATGCTAATAGCGGTGAAACCTCCGGGCCTCAGCCATTACACTATCAGGGACTAGAAAGTGGTCCTCAACGTTCCAGAACCTCTGAAGATCAACCTTCAACTCACAAAGCCAGCATTGCTCAGAGTTTCAAGCCTGACCCAATGCTTTCCAAGAAGGCAGAGCGTACAGTTGGAGACGCTGAACCAGTTCACgacttttcaaagaaggaTGTTGCCAGAGAAGCAGAAGGTCCTATTGCGGGGAACTTCGAGGCAACTCGTGCCGCAGCCGCCGCTTTTAAGAGAGACTACAGAGCACCCGACCACAATGATATGCACAAGAATTCAAGGCCTCTCAATGAAAAGGACAATAAGGACGCGGCTCCTGTAAAAGAGGTAGTGCTGCCACCTCCAGAGAGTTCACAACCTATCTTGACAAAACAACCACATGCTAAGCAGCAAGCTGTAAACGAcgcaaaagaagaagagacagaaaatgatggaaCTTCTTCACtacaaaaaatcaagaagataTTTACTCCTGGGTCatcaaagaagaactctGTGGATGAATCTGCCACGGATACATATGATATTCCTCGTGGGAAGTACGAGGTGaaaccagttgaagaaagtatCAACCGCAAACTAGAAACATTACCAAAACCTACTGAGGAGGGTGTTAAATTGGGGTTAATGCCACAAGATTTTTCCTTAAATAAGAAGGGTAATTCTAATGTTGGTGAAAAAGACCCAGTCAAGCATATCTCCAAGAGAGAAGTTGCTGCGGATGCCCACGGTAAAGAATTCGATTCAACTGCAGCAGATGCTGCTGCCTTGGCTTTCCAGAGAAGTTCTGAGGACACTAATAATAACATCGACAAGAGTGTCACAGGGATGAACAAATCCAGGACCTTCGAAACTTCAAAGCAAGATGAGGGACCTTCAAATGGAGAAAAGCATAAAATTGGTTTCCATAATGTTACTGTGAACAAGCTCAAGGAACCAAATTCTTCTAAGAAGCGGGCATCGATTCCTGCACTACCTTCGGACCCTTCAGCTGACATTTCCCCAAGGAAGATTGATGATGATTACGCTCCTAGAGAAGGATTAGATATTGGGAAACCAGGCGCTTCAAAAAATGCAGCCCCAACACAGCCACATGCGCTGAGGAATGATGTAGATGCCCTTATATCTGGGGGTTCCAGAGGCATCAGTGAGCCAGACCAATCAAATGTGACAAGGAAAGAAAGTACTAGAGACTCTACCAATGCCGTATCACATCAAAATTTACAAGACTCGCCATTATCGAGaccgatgatgatgaaaacAGGTGAGCCCGCAATTGCTGACTTAGAAAAGAGATCTGGGCACGAATACGAAATGAATAAACCGGAAATAACTCAACCTGTGGTCGATGTTTATCAAGGAGCTGGCAATGCAGTTAGAGGTTTAGACGAAGGAGGTGACAAACCTTTCTCGACTGAGGGTACCAATGaaaacattcaaaaaaatacgaaCCAGGATTCTACCGGTGCAAAcaaggaagaggaggaacctTCAACGCTACAAAAGATTAAGAATCTATTTACTGGTGACACTTCAGAGAAACGTTCTGATGTAAACGGTGCCGAAATGGACAATGAGAAAAACTCTGAAACCGCTGAAGATTGGAATAAAGAATTGTCTGAACGCAATTACGAAATGGACGGACAAGAAATTGATGCTCCAACAGTGAATGTATACCACGATGACTATTCAATGGGTCATGAGGCTGATATCCCGGGGGGATTGTCAAACATTAAGAGGAATTCTGTGGGAAGCTCTGAAATGGCAAGCGATTGGACAAATTCACCTAGTGGAAAGGATTATACATCTTTGAGGGCCGCTGATCCACCAAGGAAAGACATGTCGGTGCCAAATACAGAAAAGTACGAtgaaaatttggaaagaaACGAATTTTTAGATAAAGACACAACAAACACAGAAAAGATGCTTGCTTATACTCTCGGTATTCAAAAGTCTGATGATGCTACCAATCCTTTTAGAAACACCACGAATGAAACTACCGGGGAAACTAAAGAAGCATTGCAACACAAGGATCGTGACAATTTGAAGTTCCCATTACAATCAAAAGAGAGTCAAGGCGAAAATCGTTTGAATGAGCCCAAGATGGGTCAGAACAGAGATGCGAACGTGCCTGTGTCAGGTGTTGGCATTGGAACTGATCCTGGTGCTGTTTTGCAGGGCAAATCCATGGACATCACAAAGGGTGCCGAACGCGACTGGGAAAGAGATGCTGGCCAACAGCAGGACAAGATGGGCCAGAACAGAACCACAGACGTCCCAGTTTTCGAGTCTGAGGGTGCGGCTGGTGCAAGCACCGTGTCTAAAGGAAGAAACATGAAGGACGTTCAACAAGGCTGGCAAAGAGACACATCTCAACAGTTGAGCAAGGATAGCCAATTAACCGTTGATCCACTACAAGGCGGTTATGGAAATCCAATGGACGTTGGTAGTATGGAGGCACCTTCAGGAATGCTACACCAAACATATCGTGACCAAAAGGACGATATTTCTAAGATGAATATTGACGATCAAGGTATTTTGGCCAAGCAGCAAAACCCAAGCGTCAATAATCAGAGACAAGGGAACACCGAACGTTCAACTGAAATGGATGGAAATGGAAAGccagagaaaaaaaacgttGCACTACCTGTGATGCTACCTCCTCATATGACAACCCAAGAGGGTCTTCATGATAATTTTATGGAAGAACATACTTTACAGAAGGAGCCTTACCATAGACCAGAAGATCATAGCCAAATCAGAGAGGGTGTATTTGCCAAGAAAAGTACTGGACCTCGTAAAGCTGAGGGATTAGAATCCAATAAATCTGGGACCACTGCTGATGTGCAAGGTCAGAAAGGTGTTTACGATTTACAGTCTAAAGAGTTAGAAGATCCAAAACTTGACATCAATAAGACAGGTTCTGTCCAAGCacaaagaaagaaagagtCTGAACAAGGAATAAATGAAGCTAGAAAGGGAAAGAATGTATCATGTTCCAATAAGGCTTCTTCGAGTGTAGGCTCTGAGGGTAAAGACGATTTTGGGACGCTGGCAACTTTAGAAGCGCTATCTAACCATCCTGAGTCTCATAGTCAATATTTGGAAGATAGGGATCTATATCCATCGGAAGCAAACAATGACAAACAAACAGTTATCGTTCCATTGAATGCCTTCACAGATGGAGAAAGGACTGAATCTTCCATTCCTTCGCCTTCAAAGGACGGTATCTCTGATGATGGAAATAATACAGCTGACCAACCAGCGAAAGGGGAGCATGTCAAAGAGTTAAACGAAACCAAGAGAAATCCAAGAAATCCTGGCGATGATGAGATGACGACAAAAGCAGCAGTCCGCGGGATGGCATACAATCAAGTTGGGGATGAAAGTAGGGCACCTGCTGCTTGGACAGACCTACAGCACGAACACATGATGAAGAACTCAGTCGACTATTCGCCACGCGATGTTGCTCATGAATCTTCGCAAAAGGAAGGTCAGTCTAATAAAAAACGAATGGATGATTTTGAGATCAAGGCCTCTGATGGCACAGATAGATCGCAAGATGCCGATGACGGTCAGGACCACGGTCAACACCGTGGTCGCTATCCAAGTATGATCGACCCAAACGTTGATACCTACGGTTTCCCATCCCGCAAGAGTGTCTTGGAGGAGGGTTCCGGGCAACACTATGTGGCGACTTCAAGTTCTCATAAGAAGAATTCTGTGGGCTCCAGCTCGTCTGCAGGGGCGTCATCCATGGGGGCCAGATCTGATGCTTCCCCCATTTTGCAAAGGAACGACTCCAAGAATGAATACGAAGATGCGTTGGAAGGAGAGTCAGACGAGGACGGCCCTACCATCCTTCTTCCTGTGACGCAAATGACCCCCCGGGACTTGCGGAAGGCCGGCATCGTGCCAGTAAAGCAAGAACCAGAACCAAGAAGGTCGAGTATCATGGGTAAATTGACCGAAAAAATCGCGCATGTGATTGGGCCTGTCAAGGACGAGTTGTGAATGCAtcttccttcttgaaaTACCTCGATTCGTAATATCGTATTACTAGTTTCTTGCTTCTAAGCTATAGTGTTATATAAACACGAGTTTTTATCCAGTACAACGTTTTTTTGGTAAACACGTCTTCTACATGTCCCGATCAATCCTTACACCATCCACGTAGCCGAAACATGCTAAAGACTCATCTCATCTCTGATGTAAAACTTTACACAATTTGGCGAACCTTCATTATTCCAAAAAGTCACATCACTCTGTACGGACAGcgaagacgaagaaaaaaagaaattcaaaacaaaaagaaaaagaaaacaattGAACCTGCTGATTTAAACACACTTATACTCAAAAAGGGTTGCACGTACAAAGAAGGTACACGACACTGCTGTGCACTGGTACTGAGAGCTTTGTGAGCCTGGCAGTCTACGCTTTTGTTATCCCTGGGAGAGTATTGACTGTGTTTTATTTAGATTGGGAAGCATACGCTTAGTgattgaaaaaagaaaagatcaaaagaGATAATAATTAAGGTACGCGAAAACAGTTTGAGATAACTTGTTCAGCGCTCCGGTATTTGTATATTCAATTTTCAGGTACGTCTATTGGGAAGCTGTTAGACTTTCTGACTCCCCCATACTTTGCGGTGTTTTGTTCATTTGAAAgactcttcttttctttttctttctttctcctcgtaTTCTGCTGTTTTAGTCACCTCCCCAACTTGCAAAGTTATGTCGCTGATGAACCAACCTAGGTCGATGGGATTGGAGGACTCTTTTGGCCAGCAAACACGCTCTGGGACCGATTTGTTTGCGTCACAGGTCCACGTTTCTCCTACAAACAAGGGAATGCTGCACTTGAATTCCATCCCTACTCACAGTCAAAGTGAGACGAATATATCACATGCGAATGAACCGGAAATTACGTTTTCTTCGCCCTTCCATTTGGCCAACAACGTACAGAATTTGAGCTTGGGTGGTCCTGCTTCCGAGGGTACTTGCTACCGCAACTGCATGGTTCCAGATATGCACCCTGAACAAGGCAATGGCTCGTACTCATTGATTGTGAGAAATCTCCCCGCTGATATCACCCATAGAGAGGCACATCTGATGTTTGCCCTGGCAAATGGCGTCAACAGTGTCGAACTTGTCAGGGACGAGCAATCACACAGGAAAACCGACGCCGTTGGCACCTCTCAGTCCGTGATTGTTGCCAAATTCAGTTCACTGCACTTGTCCACTGTGTACGCCACAATTTTGAATTCTAAAAGAGACTTGTTCGGTACAACTTCCACACTCGGTCTAGTTGCCGAGATTATTGACAGCGTCACGAAGAAAGGAGTACCCGTGCCACCGATGGTCCAACACTCACCACGAAACTACCGCTTGACAGGGTCTCTAACAAATCCAGCGCTCACGGGTACCCCGACTCAAAATGCAAACAGGTCGTTGCAACAGAGACCAAGCTTTTTACAACAGGCAAAATCTAGGTTTTCGTTTAGTGATCCCTTCACAAATGACTCAAGCCAACAGGTAAACGGCTCCACACAACATAGTCAGCACGATGCAAACACATCCGCCTCTAGAGACACGCCGACAGCAGCTGGCAAATCGCTGTTGCTAATGGAAAATGCTGACAGTGACATCAATGAGGATATCTGGAAGTCGAACATCCTACCTTCCACGTTCACGGATCCTCCACCAGCCGTATCCACTCCTATCATGGAATGGGGGAACAAGCAAGTCGGCAATGGCACTGCTCCAAACCAAATCAACCAGATGAACACTGGCAATCCAGGTGCGTTTTTCCTACCCAATGCCACTAAATCTACAGTACAGTCAAATTCAGTGATGCCATACGAACTGGGCGGATCGATGAACAGACTTGCAAATAATGGCAACAGGGCAGATCATCCAGATAGGATTAATCCCAGTTCAAGTATTCCCTTTAGTATGGGCAATCTCTCGATGGAAAATGTAGATGTCAACGGACCAGAGAGCAGCAAGTTTATGAAATACCAGACGAACGGACAGTTGCCCACACCACAACAGAACCCAATTTATGCGAATCATAACCAGTTGGACGTGTCCCGGAAGAAGGGAACAAGTATAAATCAATCGCCAATGAACAGCAACTCCAGGAACTTGACTTCCTCGGACGCCAGCAATTCCAAAGCACCAGCTCAACCTAGTGTCCGCAAAAGTTCCACTGGAACTCCGATATCGATTACTGCCACAGACTCGGATAGCGCTGTGGCTTCTATGTCGCAGGCCGACCTGTCACTCCTGGCGAAGATCCCTCCTCCGGCAAACCCGGCAGATCAAAATCCACCTTGTAACACTCTGTACGTGGGGAACCTCCCCTCAGATGCCactgaacaagaacttCGACAACTGTTTGGTGGTCAACAAGGGTTTAGACGACTATCGTTTAAAAACAAGAACCCAACTAACGTTCACGGTCACGGTCATAGTCATGGTCACGGCCATGGTCCAATGTGTTTTGTTGAATTCGAAGATATCAGTTTTGCAACAAGAGCCCTCGCAGACCTGTACGGTAGTCAATTACCGCGTACCACCGTATACAGTAAAGGCGGTATACGGCTGagcttttccaaaaatcCATTAGGTGTACGTGGACCCAACACAAGAAAGAGTGTGACCTCTTCTAATTGATCAGGTAATATCTCCGCCACCACTACGCCGACTGTCCATTCCAATTATGCACCAAAATCATAAGAGGGGTACCTGATCTTCCCCGTtcgtttttcttctctccTCCTATGGTATATACGTATTTCCTCCCCGCCCCACCCCGTATTGCATATTCATCTCTATGGGCAAATTTGTCCCTTTGTCTCATATTCTAACATTCTCCTTTGTCCATGGTAGAAATGGTACCTTTATACACGCACGCGCGGGCACAGAGAACAAATACTACCTGTTCTCTTTCCACTATTGCATAACTTTTCCTAATGCAAACTACTAACAACTGTTCCCCAATCTCTGCCACTTCAGCTGCCACATCCTCATTGTAACTACCAAAAGACCGGGTGGTCGAATATTTCTATGTACTGGTAAATAACAACCTATATATTATTACTTTCTTCTAACACATTCAATTGTTACTCGATATTTGCTATTGCCGAAACGTATAGTAGAAAGACGAAGCATCTTTTCGTTTCAAATCAGTGTGCGTGTGTATGTAACAATCAAGCGTTGGGGCAACAAAGGAAACAGATCACTGTTTACCAGAGACGATGGAGGCTAGATCTGTCAGCGTgtcttccttcttcaactggacTCTTCTTGATCCGAGTGAGGAGACGGATGCACTCCTAGAGTCACTCCCCTGGTTGAGTAACTTTTCCCtcattttcaatttctgcGCTCTGAGCTCTAGTTCttgtattcttttttgcaaCTCTAGTGCACTTTGAGCCTCcagttcttccagtttttgttgtttcGCGATGATTCTTTCGTGTCTCAAGACGTAGGGGACCGTCTCCGATATGTTTCTCAATTTATTCCTCTCGTTGATGCCTGGGGACCGTGCCTCCTTTTTAATACTATCAATGATCTCTTGGTTCTCAGATCTGATCTCGTCGGACATTTGCTTGATCGGGGACTCACCCTGATTGTCCGTCGTAGAGTACGAGCGCGTCTGCTTCGGGGTTTCCGGCAGGCCTGCCCCTACAGTCAGATGTTGCTGCGATTTGAACTGGCCCGTGTTTATAAGTGAGACAAAATTGCTCAGACTGGGCGCCTCGCTGACCCTTCGCATCGACTTATCCCCTACCGTTACCGCGTCTCCGTGTGCGGCCGGTGGTGGGTTCTTAGTCACACTGGATAACTTCTCCTCTCTGTAGTTTTCGTAGAGTAAATTCTGAGTCGTATCCTTGAACTCTTGCAAATGCGAGCCAAAGAGTACGTTTTTCAGGACGAGCAGGTCCGAAACGTTACTGTCGTCCACTCTGAGAGTACCCCAGGGGTACTTTCTGACGTACTTCCCATCCTCCTGAGTCTCAGAACAAACGATCGCAAACGGTTGCAATGCAGCTAACGCctcgttctcctccacGGCCTCCAAGTCGTCATCATCAGGGTCTACTTCAAACTTGTACACTGGGATGTTGAACCTGCTGATGTCGTCGTTGACGTTCTGTTTGAATTGTTTCAGCTCCTCCTTGGTGAGGGAGTCTGCCTTAGCAATGATAGGCAGCACGTTTGTGTAACGGGAGCACATCTTCATGAGCTCAATGTCGAGTTCCTTAAGGCTATGCCCCGTAGGTTCCACGAAGTACAGAGCGATGTGTACACGAGTATCCTCGAACCTTGGGTTTCTTCTAATCCGCGTCTCCTCCGCAAGTACTATATCGAATTGCTGTTCAAGGTAAGAGGTGACCTCTTCGAAGCATGCTGCATCGTCCAAGTTCTCTCCAATTCCGTGAGTGTTGATTAAATTCAACAGGATCGCGTCCTCCGTGTCCCTTTCGTGTGGGTCCTCCGCGGTCGAAATCTCAAGGGAGGTCGATGTTAGCGAGACGCCGGGTTCCCCATCAGCAGAATGAGCGTCGAAGACGGACAAGTACGAGGGCAGCCCGTTGTTCGAGGCGAAAGACACGACTTTCGTCGGTGCTGTAACGGTCACCCTTTCGTTCAGCCGCGGTCCAGTACCACTACCATCAATACCGTACTGGTGAGGGAAGATACTTGACTCGAGCAAGTTGTTAGCAAACGTCGTCTTCCCAGTACCTGCTCTACCGAGCAACATGATCGAGTACGTGATCCCCCTCCTGTGTTCCTTCTTCCTGCGGAACAGATGCGCAGGCAACTGCGGTGAGTCAATTGAGTCCGTCATACCCCCTGAAGAGTATTGTAGGGCAGTGTAGTGTCCTGTACGGTGAACGGTGAACGGTGAACGTCAGGTAACGCGTCCGCTTGTGCTCTTCAGACGCGACTTGAAGATTCGACGAATTCGGCGATGATCCAATTCTCGAGGCGTTCGGCCGAACGACACCAATATTCGGCCGAACATGTATCCGGGtaaatatattttttcaagattcAGTGCCCGTTGGTTTGAACGTGGGACTCATCGTGAAGTGATCGACACTGGCATCGCAGTTATCGACGTTAGCTGCGGGCGTTTTCGCTAATCTGAGGGCCTCTGAGGATCCAATTACACTTTTTAGTCATTTGGCATCGGTGCCCCGTGGAGTGCTAGTCGCCATTATTGTCACGGTTTTTTGAGGGGGTGGTGTTTGGAGCGGGGATCACAAGAAATAATGGAGTTTGGCCAACTAGGGGACACGATCGGCGGGTTGTTCCAGTTGTCGAAAGTGGATGTGTTTATTCTGGCCGCGTACAAGATTATCACAAAGGACTCGATCCTTAATGGGAACCATATCCAGGGGTCGCTGAGCGTggttggtggtggtgccagGGATGGGGAGAGTGCCGGATCGGCACTCTCCGTACACCCACAGTATGCGACcactttcaacaagatATCCAAGATATTTAACGTACTGCTGTCGAAAGGTAAAATGGGTGAGGAGGCTATCTCTAAGAAGTCGCCGATAGAATTGTTTCACAGGTTTCAACAGATCATGAAGGAGATCGTGTTAAGTTTTGAGACAAGCCCCTACAGTaggttcttcaacaaaattaACGACAATCTGTTCCAAATAAGGGACAACAGTGCCCTTAGGGAGGACCCATATTGGAAGGACATCACGGACGATATACTCAGCGTGTACAGTGCAAGAACTGGTAAGATGATCAATCAGAATAGGAGGAAGAATAACAGTAACAACAATACTTCAGAGGCAgacaagaggaaacaagCACTGGCACAGACGAAAAATATGATGGAGAACGATTTTATCAACATGACAACAAACTTACTGGACGACGTTTCCCTCTCGCAACAACTCAATAAAAGATTGCAACATCCCACAGATGCGACAAATGTAAACCAGTCAAGGTCGTTGAATGGTTACTACACACAACCTACGAGCCCTGGAATGTCCGCTCTCCCGTTCAACCTCGACGGTGACGACGATATTCTGTCCAATGCAAACTTCAATGCGGCCACATCGAATTTACTCCCGCAGAATCAAGTAATGTTGCATTCGTCCTCGGCGAACGGGTCAATGCACCGCAAAAGACGATCACTAGGGTCTATAAACATTGATGCAATAAACGACAACGCAATGGATGAGATGCTCAAGTTTACAAACATCAGCAAGAGAATGAAGGTCGACGGTGAAAGTGTCCAACCGACAAATTCGAACGGTAACGACAATGGCACCGGACTAACCAAAACAGCAGCATCAACTGCTACTACtatgaacaacaacaacaacaacaacaacatgcATGGGCAAACTCCAATGAGCAACGCGACGACGAGCGATAGTACAGGCCCGTCAACACAGCAAACTGGTATCACGGCTAATGGTGGGGAAATACCGGAGGGACCTACACACAGTGCTCCATCTACAATGATGGGGGATGCTGCAGTACATGCAGCTACAAGCGGATTCCCCCTGTTGACTGGGGCTCCCACTGGC
Coding sequences within it:
- the WHI4 gene encoding Whi4p (similar to Saccharomyces cerevisiae WHI4 (YDL224C) and WHI3 (YNL197C); ancestral locus Anc_2.52) produces the protein MLHLNSIPTHSQSETNISHANEPEITFSSPFHLANNVQNLSLGGPASEGTCYRNCMVPDMHPEQGNGSYSLIVRNLPADITHREAHLMFALANGVNSVELVRDEQSHRKTDAVGTSQSVIVAKFSSLHLSTVYATILNSKRDLFGTTSTLGLVAEIIDSVTKKGVPVPPMVQHSPRNYRLTGSLTNPALTGTPTQNANRSLQQRPSFLQQAKSRFSFSDPFTNDSSQQVNGSTQHSQHDANTSASRDTPTAAGKSLLLMENADSDINEDIWKSNILPSTFTDPPPAVSTPIMEWGNKQVGNGTAPNQINQMNTGNPGAFFLPNATKSTVQSNSVMPYELGGSMNRLANNGNRADHPDRINPSSSIPFSMGNLSMENVDVNGPESSKFMKYQTNGQLPTPQQNPIYANHNQLDVSRKKGTSINQSPMNSNSRNLTSSDASNSKAPAQPSVRKSSTGTPISITATDSDSAVASMSQADLSLLAKIPPPANPADQNPPCNTLYVGNLPSDATEQELRQLFGGQQGFRRLSFKNKNPTNVHGHGHSHGHGHGPMCFVEFEDISFATRALADLYGSQLPRTTVYSKGGIRLSFSKNPLGVRGPNTRKSVTSSN
- the SHS1 gene encoding septin SHS1 (similar to Saccharomyces cerevisiae SHS1 (YDL225W); ancestral locus Anc_2.51), which codes for MTDSIDSPQLPAHLFRRKKEHRRGITYSIMLLGRAGTGKTTFANNLLESSIFPHQYGIDGSGTGPRLNERVTVTAPTKVVSFASNNGLPSYLSVFDAHSADGEPGVSLTSTSLEISTAEDPHERDTEDAILLNLINTHGIGENLDDAACFEEVTSYLEQQFDIVLAEETRIRRNPRFEDTRVHIALYFVEPTGHSLKELDIELMKMCSRYTNVLPIIAKADSLTKEELKQFKQNVNDDISRFNIPVYKFEVDPDDDDLEAVEENEALAALQPFAIVCSETQEDGKYVRKYPWGTLRVDDSNVSDLLVLKNVLFGSHLQEFKDTTQNLLYENYREEKLSSVTKNPPPAAHGDAVTVGDKSMRRVSEAPSLSNFVSLINTGQFKSQQHLTVGAGLPETPKQTRSYSTTDNQGESPIKQMSDEIRSENQEIIDSIKKEARSPGINERNKLRNISETVPYVLRHERIIAKQQKLEELEAQSALELQKRIQELELRAQKLKMREKLLNQGSDSRSASVSSLGSRRVQLKKEDTLTDLASIVSGKQ
- the KNAG0L02410 gene encoding uncharacterized protein (similar to Saccharomyces cerevisiae GCR2 (YNL199C); ancestral locus Anc_2.50), with amino-acid sequence MEFGQLGDTIGGLFQLSKVDVFILAAYKIITKDSILNGNHIQGSLSVVGGGARDGESAGSALSVHPQYATTFNKISKIFNVLLSKGKMGEEAISKKSPIELFHRFQQIMKEIVLSFETSPYSRFFNKINDNLFQIRDNSALREDPYWKDITDDILSVYSARTGKMINQNRRKNNSNNNTSEADKRKQALAQTKNMMENDFINMTTNLLDDVSLSQQLNKRLQHPTDATNVNQSRSLNGYYTQPTSPGMSALPFNLDGDDDILSNANFNAATSNLLPQNQVMLHSSSANGSMHRKRRSLGSINIDAINDNAMDEMLKFTNISKRMKVDGESVQPTNSNGNDNGTGLTKTAASTATTMNNNNNNNNMHGQTPMSNATTSDSTGPSTQQTGITANGGEIPEGPTHSAPSTMMGDAAVHAATSGFPLLTGAPTGSASHMYGQQQQQQQLQQHLPTTNLQPQQQQQQVDPMPSDYNRFKQYAPGSTQLLRHHPVREGETHSIARERNCSAETRDRMAAQNAHRGHGIRQKRTQEHGRQIRYGIIGLAVGHRAARSSPAVESDINVFQNFSRNLLQK